TTGAAGAAGTCGCGCGCAGCCCCAGCTGCTTTCCTTTCCTAAAGAAGTACGCTGGATCCGAGCCCCAGGGACCTACAGCTCTTGTTGCACCTGTTGCATCGTAGCCTTTGGCAGAGCAGGCTTTCTTCACTCGTTTGGCGCTTGCGTTTTCTGGGTGTGCCCACCATTTGGGTGTGTATGCAGGCCTCGTCTCATACGCTTTGGGTAGCAAGGGAAGAAAATGTACATCGCCGGCACAGTAACGAAGTACCGGCGTCGTGAACGGTCGAGTAGAGAAGATGCCTGAGTCGCCTGAAGCCATGCGCTTGCGAATATCCTCCTTCGTTTTTTTCCATTCGATTTGCTCCTGCCAATCAAGTCGTAAATCGTTCTCGACGGCTTTGTCCAAGCCGGTGACGTAGAAACTATTACCTTGGCGGGTGAGATTCTCGAGCAGCTGGAGGTCGATAACCCCAGAGATAGCAACATGGTACAGTGATTTCAAAGCGTCGGCGTCATTGCGTACGTCCCACAGGTACTTGCGGATGGATGGGTCTTCCAGAATCGACTTCAAGGTCACATTGTCGTCTTTTTTCGACGGAGTGGTGAAGGCTTGGTTTCCCATTGCCTTGACATCGATGATGCGAACTTTCCGATCGGGGGGGACCAGCACGGTGATTAGATCCAAGGTTCCCCCGCGGCCGAGGTTTGTGCCTTCGAGATCGACATAAATGCTAGAGGAAGGGCCAATGGTCGCGAGGAAGTTCCGCAGAGCTTGAACATTGGTGACCAAtgaagggttgggggttgttgaaggagatggtgatgccaTGGTGGCACCGAGTCAACTGGGTTAGATTAGAGTTGTCAAGAGATCACAGGAAGATGGCGACGGTAGTGATCTTGCACGGGAGTCGTTTCAGTACATGTTATCAAGGATCTATCTTACTATCCTGTTTGCAAATCACCGTTTGTTCAGCAAGAGACGGGAAATCTTCGAAGCTGTCCGGTTGTCCGTTTGCTAGAGCAGCCATCCGCGGCGACCTGCCAGCCAAGCTGCAGCGCGGCGCCGAATGCCGTCAACATTTCAGCAGGCAGGCTCGAAGCAAACGTTGGAAAGGGGGCAAGAGAAGGGAACCTAGAAGAGAAACTCTGTGGTCGGCGCGGGCGGTAAGTAGCCCCTTGCCATGTTTAATACCGGAGCGGATTGAGTACCTCGAAATCTTCTCACCGCAAAATCATTGCATTGGGTGCGGTTGAACTCTGGGAGTCATCAAAGTCGGCACCCCGGCGAATCCCTGTCCTGCAAACTCCGGTATGCGGCGTTTGGAAGCCCGGACCGGGCGCCGTCACTAAACGTCGTCCGGAATGCCGGATCGGAGCTGGAATGTTCCACACAGCAAAGATCTGGAGCAATCTTTCCCATTTGACCGGCTCTAGCCTCGCATAGCGGCTTCCTACCGTGGCAGTCCAGTCCACAAGATCAGCGGTTCCAGCTCCCAAACAAACTACAAAACCCGCCATTCACGTGTCACGAGAACAAGCTCGTAACAACTCAGAAAAGTGGGAGTCCCCACCCAAGCCGCGTGTTCTCCGCcgtctctctctttttttttttttttttgcttgtttgGTTTTGAACAGCCACTTCAGCTCCCATCCGACGGGATCTGAACATGTCTTCGTGCTATAATAAGCCAGAGATAACGACTTGGGTAGATCACCGCTGATCTTTCTCAACCCGTGACACTACATAGGATTTTGATGGAGTTACTGCGAGCTGTTGAGCGAAGGAGGGGGTAACTTGGCTTTGGCCTGATCCCAAGACATCAGACAGGTCTAGGTCCGTCGTACATGCGGGCGGGGTGCTGCATGTTCAAGGTACCGGTTGCTCTAGCGAGGTGTGTTAGCCCACCGATAAACTGTTGAGAATCTAGGACTGTTTTGATAGAAACTGAAAGGGGGATGGTTTTGTGGTTTATAATCTCTTTTCTACGGCTTTGGGTAAGACGGTGCGGGctgtggttggggtgggacCCGAGATTttacccctcctcccccctcgtcaCCGTTCCAGAGCGGGTTGTCCCTTTTAGGTCATCTGGGTAGCTCCGACAACACCAGGGCAACACCGGGTGTGTCGATTGCGAAAAGAGCTTCTTTATAAGCCCGTTCTCTGGTGCTGTTtagttttgggagacaggCTGTTCCTCATCCATCGCTTTTTCACATTCGTTGACTTTCAGCCTCGCTCTCCGAGCAAGGTGTTTTGCTCTTCTACTTCAAATCATCCAGGTCCGGTTTCGGTGTCGTCACTTATAACTGCTGTTTGACTCGgagtgttgctgctgtcacATACACCTCTTCCAAAATGCAAGTCTGTCCAAACATGTGAAAACCTCGTCAAGTAAACCATGCTAACATGACTCTCAGGTCTGCCCCAGTTAGTTCTAACGGCCCCCCACAGCTCTCAACTCACAGCTCACACATCGAAACAGGACCACTACATCGGCATAGACGTCGGCACCGGCTCCGCCAGAGCCTGCATCATCGACACCACCGGCGACATCAAAGCCCTCGCGTCAGAAAACATCAAGCTCTGGCAGCCGGCCTCCTACGGCGGCACCCACTACGAGCAGTCCACAACCGACATCTGGAACGCAATCTGCCTCTGCGTCCGCTCCGTCCTCGCCACCTCgtccatcccccccacctccatccGCGGCATCGGCTTCGACGCGACATGCTCCCTCGCCGTCTTCACCCACGACACCGACGCCCCCGTCCCCGTCACCGGCCCTGACTTCACCAACGATGGCAACGACAGGAATGTGATCCTCTGGCTTGACCACCGCCCTTtggccgaggcggaggcCATCAACGCTACTGGCCATCCGCTCTTGAAATATGTCGGGGGGAAGATgtcggtggagatggagatccCAAAGGTGTTGTGGCTGAAGAATAACATGCCCGAGGAGCTATGGGAGAGGTGCAAGTTTTATGACTTGGCGGATGCGCTGACACATATTGCTACGGGGGAGGAGACTAGGAGCTTCTGTAGCGCCGTGTGCAAGCAGGGGTTTGTGCcggtgggggtggatgggagtgTGAAGGGTTGGCAGCAGGACTTTTTGGAAAATATTGGGCTGGGCGATTTGGTGGAGAATGATTTTAGGAAGATGGGAGGGGTGAATGGGGTAGTGAGTCCTTTTTCTGATTGTTTTGTGaagtggtggaaaaggggaatTGATGGCTGACACATTCTGTGATGGCAGAGCGGTAACTTCCTCAGCGCAGGGGagttggttggggggttgtgtgaGAAGGCGGCGAAGGAACTGGGACTGCCGGCGGGGATTGCGATTGGGAGCGGTGTTATTGATGCGTATGCTGGGTGGATTGGGACGGTGGGTGCTAAGGTGAAGCTGTCCCGGGACCATCTGGATGAGTCGGCTGCTCCGAATGATGTCTCGCAGGCTTTTACACGACTGGCGTCCGTGGCGGGGACTTCGACTTGTCATTTGGCTATGTCGAGGGAGCCGGTTTTCGTGCCGGGAGTTTGGGGACCGTACAGAGATGTGTTGATTCCTGACTTTTGGATGGCAGAAGGTGGGCAGTCGGCTACCGGGGAGCTGATTAAGCACATGCTGGAAACGCATGCGGCTTATGACGAGacggtgaaggaggcggaggcggctgGGAAGAATATCTATGATTATTTGAATGACCATCTTCGGCATTTAAAGGAGGAGACAAAGGCGCCTTCGATTTCGTATTTGGGACGACACTTCTTTTTCTACGGAGATCTTTGGGGAAACCGGTCGCCTATTGCAGACCCTAACATGAGGGGGGCAATCATTGGAATGAGCAGTGACAAGAGCAAAGACGGGATGGTGCTGCTTTACTACTCGACCATGGAGTTCATCGCCTTGCAGACACGGCAGATTATCGAGGCCATGAACAAGGCGGGCCACAGCATTCTCAGCATTTTCATGTCGGGGAGTCAGTGTCAAAATGAGATTCTGATGGATCTCATCGCTACGGCTTGCGACATGCCGGTGTTGATTCCCCGATATGTCAATGCTGCTGTGGTCCATGGCGCGGCGATGCTGGGTGCCAAGGCTGCCAGCGCGGACAAGGACGGAAAGACAGAGCCTTTGTGGGATATTATGGACCGGATGAGCAAGCCTGGAAAGGTGGTTTGGTCAAGCGGTGACccggcggagaagaagcttcTGGATACAAAGTATGAGGTGTTCCTGGATCAGTGCCGGACACAGCAGGAATACAGAAAGAAGATTGATGAAGCTTTGAAGGGGTCGACGTTGGAGGGGGTCAATTAGGGGAGTGGAATAGCGTGTAATTCTGTGACATCCGTCAATTGTAATTTTTCTTAGGTATTTTTACAACATCGTCACAAGTCCAACAAAGAAGGGACcctttgtttactttgtGATGTAATATTGCACTATGAActggcgttgatggtgcCTGAACTGAGACGGAAGCTTTCAGGGGAAAGCTGGCAACAGATGGTCTATGCTTCCCAAAGAGCTCCAGTAGCACCTTGGCGGCTGGGTGGCTGGACCCACTCAAATTTTCGCGCCGGCGTGTTGTCCATCCATTTCAGGTTCAGCCTTGTTTTGTGCAGCAACCGCCAAAGtcgcaaaaaaacaacagaGCAAAAAGTCGGTGTTTTGCTTTCAACCGACATCAACTATCTGCCATCGCGCAGCTCGGAACGCGTCTTGCTTATCTTCGACATACCGACTGCAAGAAAAATAAGGTTTCGAACCACAAAATGTTCAGCAACCTAGGGAAGGGCACGCCCCCGGTGCCGCTCTCGACTGGGAGCTTAGCAGCCGGCACCACAAACCCACCTGCTACAACGGCCGGTGGTTTGGGCTCACTCTTCTCCAAACCAGCTACGccgaccacgacgacgaccggCCTGTTCAGTAATCCTAACCCAACCGCTGGAGCTACTTCGACGACACCCCAAAAATCATTGTTTGGCGGTACGACTACCCCGACCACATCTACCCCCCTGTTTGgcagtaccaccaccactgctgccTCAGCTGCCACCACAGCGACGACGGGCGGGGGTATTTTTGGGAACACATTGGGCGGGAGCACTACTCCTCAAACATCCGTTCTCGGCGGTGGCTTTGGCGGTGGTCTAGGGACgacgcagcagcagcaatcgAACCTCGGCGGCAGTCTCGCGAGCATCTTGGGCCCGACAACCCAACAGCCAGCCGGCGGGATGAACACTGGCTTCGGCAACACCCTCGGCGGCGCGAGCGTCTTCCAAAACGCGGCAACGAACCCTCCTAGCCTGACGGGCTCGTTCTTCGACTCGTTGCTCTCGCAAAACA
The window above is part of the Podospora bellae-mahoneyi strain CBS 112042 chromosome 3, whole genome shotgun sequence genome. Proteins encoded here:
- a CDS encoding hypothetical protein (EggNog:ENOG503PCKP; COG:S) — translated: MASPSPSTTPNPSLVTNVQALRNFLATIGPSSSIYVDLEGTNLGRGGTLDLITVLVPPDRKVRIIDVKAMGNQAFTTPSKKDDNVTLKSILEDPSIRKYLWDVRNDADALKSLYHVAISGVIDLQLLENLTRQGNSFYVTGLDKAVENDLRLDWQEQIEWKKTKEDIRKRMASGDSGIFSTRPFTTPKYHSIHAQGGTVDDLPAPEEKKTSGSAKAETNGHAAPITAEEGEVDESVPMDESDETSHPAISDAQHSADANKVGGGLSGGQPAVPLGPGPGPQVLLGSVQDEELKKLLMSWYYAGYYTGLYEGKQQGLKQAQQQDKSS
- the NIC96_1 gene encoding nuclear pore complex subunit (COG:D; EggNog:ENOG503NU66) — translated: MTLRSAPDHYIGIDVGTGSARACIIDTTGDIKALASENIKLWQPASYGGTHYEQSTTDIWNAICLCVRSVLATSSIPPTSIRGIGFDATCSLAVFTHDTDAPVPVTGPDFTNDGNDRNVILWLDHRPLAEAEAINATGHPLLKYVGGKMSVEMEIPKVLWLKNNMPEELWERCKFYDLADALTHIATGEETRSFCSAVCKQGFVPVGVDGSVKGWQQDFLENIGLGDLVENDFRKMGGVNGVSGNFLSAGELVGGLCEKAAKELGLPAGIAIGSGVIDAYAGWIGTVGAKVKLSRDHLDESAAPNDVSQAFTRLASVAGTSTCHLAMSREPVFVPGVWGPYRDVLIPDFWMAEGGQSATGELIKHMLETHAAYDETVKEAEAAGKNIYDYLNDHLRHLKEETKAPSISYLGRHFFFYGDLWGNRSPIADPNMRGAIIGMSSDKSKDGMVLLYYSTMEFIALQTRQIIEAMNKAGHSILSIFMSGSQCQNEILMDLIATACDMPVLIPRYVNAAVVHGAAMLGAKAASADKDGKTEPLWDIMDRMSKPGKVVWSSGDPAEKKLLDTKYEVFLDQCRTQQEYRKKIDEALKGSTLEGVN